In Streptomyces ambofaciens ATCC 23877, a single genomic region encodes these proteins:
- a CDS encoding MFS transporter translates to MTATGTDRVAAMQHRRAFVLLGSVQTTLIFTLAAIAVPLPRIARELGLERADLILLSAAYGLTFAGLLLLGGRLADRYGGRRALTAGLVLFAAASAAAPLAPGFATLLAARFAQGAGAALAAPAAMAVLRAVSPSPTAYGRAMATWGGLSVLGATAGNLLSGVISALLSWRWTFAVPLAVALAALALTPRLLPGAAPDRGRALDLPGALLATAGITLTSYGLVVTDSRPWSSAGVLVPLLGGIALLASFWHTERRARDPLLPPRFLLDRRRALALAAIALSACGTAMTFVVLSLHLQQARGWSPLQTSAAFVPFAVALIASGRAAGPLIGRYGAGAVTTAGLGTGAAGLALLACTGLDAHLWYTYGLLPGLVLLPAGAASAFAGAAVLATEGVPRQQTGLAGGVLNTAMECGPTALFAGLLTLGGDASSLAATGAALAVLALLNHRTP, encoded by the coding sequence ATGACCGCCACGGGCACCGACCGCGTCGCCGCCATGCAGCACCGACGCGCATTCGTCCTCCTCGGCAGCGTCCAGACCACGCTGATCTTCACACTCGCCGCGATCGCCGTGCCGCTGCCCCGCATCGCTCGCGAACTCGGCCTCGAGCGCGCCGACCTGATCCTGCTCAGCGCCGCCTACGGGCTGACCTTCGCCGGGCTCCTGCTCCTCGGCGGACGGCTCGCCGACCGCTACGGCGGGCGGCGTGCCCTCACCGCGGGCCTCGTCCTCTTCGCCGCCGCCTCGGCGGCCGCCCCGCTCGCCCCCGGCTTCGCAACCCTGCTCGCGGCGCGCTTCGCACAGGGCGCGGGTGCGGCCCTCGCCGCGCCGGCGGCCATGGCCGTGCTGCGCGCCGTCTCCCCCTCCCCCACCGCGTACGGCAGGGCGATGGCCACCTGGGGCGGGCTGTCGGTGCTCGGCGCGACTGCCGGCAACCTGCTCTCCGGCGTCATCTCGGCGCTGCTCTCGTGGCGTTGGACCTTCGCGGTACCGCTCGCGGTGGCGCTCGCAGCCCTCGCCCTCACGCCCCGGCTGCTGCCGGGCGCCGCTCCGGACCGGGGCAGGGCCCTCGACCTGCCGGGCGCTCTGCTCGCCACCGCCGGAATCACCCTGACCAGTTACGGGCTCGTCGTCACCGACTCCCGCCCCTGGTCGTCGGCCGGCGTGCTCGTGCCGCTGCTCGGCGGGATCGCGCTGCTGGCCTCGTTCTGGCACACCGAGCGCCGGGCGCGCGACCCTCTGCTGCCGCCCCGTTTCCTGCTCGACCGGCGGCGGGCCCTCGCCCTCGCGGCCATCGCGCTGAGTGCCTGCGGCACCGCGATGACCTTCGTGGTGCTCTCGCTCCACCTGCAACAGGCCCGCGGCTGGTCACCGTTGCAGACCTCGGCCGCCTTCGTGCCGTTCGCCGTCGCACTGATCGCCTCGGGCCGGGCGGCAGGACCGCTCATCGGCCGGTACGGGGCCGGAGCCGTCACGACCGCCGGGCTGGGCACGGGCGCGGCCGGGCTCGCCCTGCTCGCGTGCACCGGTCTCGACGCGCACCTCTGGTACACGTACGGACTGCTGCCGGGCCTGGTGCTGCTGCCGGCCGGCGCCGCGTCCGCCTTCGCGGGAGCCGCCGTGCTCGCCACCGAAGGCGTACCGCGGCAGCAGACCGGCCTCGCGGGTGGGGTGCTGAACACCGCGATGGAATGCGGCCCGACCGCCCTCTTCGCCGGCCTGCTCACGCTCGGCGGCGACGCCTCGTCCCTGGCCGCGACGGGGGCCGCCCTCGCCGTACTGGCCCTCCTGAACCACCGCACCCCGTAG
- a CDS encoding TetR/AcrR family transcriptional regulator, with the protein MARTKEFDPDAALQSALELFWRRGYEATSMADLVEHLGIGRASIYATFGNKHELYLKAMDRYTETRDPLLLAELSQPGPALPAVRAMVRRAAVEAASPPGRLNGCFVTNTAAELAPHDPAAARRVEISWDHVETPLHSALVRAQAQGELPGDRDPRALARMLLVLLQGVRVVGKASNDPARVRDAVEQALALLD; encoded by the coding sequence GTGGCCAGGACCAAGGAATTCGATCCGGACGCCGCGCTGCAGTCGGCCCTCGAGCTGTTCTGGCGGCGTGGCTACGAAGCGACGTCGATGGCGGATCTCGTCGAGCACCTCGGCATCGGCCGCGCCAGCATCTACGCGACCTTCGGCAACAAGCACGAGCTGTACCTGAAGGCCATGGACCGGTACACCGAGACGCGCGACCCGCTCCTCCTGGCCGAGCTGTCCCAGCCGGGTCCCGCACTGCCCGCGGTGCGGGCGATGGTGCGCCGCGCCGCCGTGGAAGCCGCCTCCCCGCCAGGGCGGCTGAACGGCTGCTTCGTCACCAACACCGCGGCCGAACTGGCCCCCCACGACCCTGCGGCGGCCCGCCGGGTCGAGATCAGCTGGGACCACGTCGAGACCCCGCTGCACTCCGCGCTCGTACGGGCCCAGGCCCAGGGCGAGCTTCCCGGGGACCGCGATCCGCGCGCGCTGGCCCGCATGCTGCTCGTCCTGCTGCAGGGCGTACGCGTCGTCGGCAAGGCGTCGAACGATCCCGCCCGGGTGCGGGACGCGGTCGAACAGGCGCTGGCCCTGCTGGACTGA
- a CDS encoding NAD(P)-dependent oxidoreductase has translation MNHNTETPVTVIGLGLMGQALAGAFLKAGHPTIVWNRTSSKADHLVAQGARLAPTIGDALKAGSLTIICVTDYPALYELLGTNEVEVEGTMLINLTSGSSSQAREAARWAEQRGTRYLDGAIMAIPSAIGTADAVILHSGPQADFAAHESTLGALGTVTYLGADPGLASLYDVAGLAMMWSILNAWLQGTAMLRTAGVDAATYAPFARQIATVVADWLPGYAEQIDSGSFPAEISALETDARAMEHLIEESEAVGVNTELPKLLKTMADRAIAAGHGKEQYPVLIEEFGKLRKD, from the coding sequence ATGAACCACAACACCGAGACACCCGTGACCGTCATCGGACTTGGCCTGATGGGCCAGGCACTCGCCGGCGCGTTTCTGAAAGCCGGGCATCCCACCATCGTGTGGAACCGCACTTCCTCCAAAGCCGACCACCTGGTGGCCCAGGGCGCACGGCTGGCACCGACCATCGGCGACGCGCTCAAGGCAGGCTCGCTGACGATCATCTGCGTCACCGACTACCCGGCCCTGTACGAGCTGCTCGGCACGAACGAAGTCGAGGTGGAGGGCACGATGTTGATCAACCTGACCTCGGGAAGCTCCTCCCAGGCCAGGGAAGCCGCCCGATGGGCCGAGCAGCGTGGTACCCGCTACCTGGACGGCGCCATCATGGCCATCCCGTCGGCCATCGGCACCGCCGATGCGGTGATTCTGCACAGCGGGCCGCAGGCGGACTTCGCGGCGCACGAGTCGACACTCGGCGCGCTCGGCACCGTCACCTACCTGGGGGCGGACCCTGGGCTTGCGTCGCTGTACGACGTGGCGGGGCTGGCCATGATGTGGAGCATCCTGAACGCCTGGCTCCAGGGCACGGCCATGCTCAGGACGGCCGGCGTCGACGCCGCGACGTATGCTCCGTTCGCGCGGCAGATCGCCACCGTTGTGGCCGATTGGCTGCCTGGATACGCCGAGCAGATCGACAGCGGCTCCTTTCCCGCCGAGATCTCCGCGTTGGAGACCGACGCACGGGCGATGGAGCACCTGATCGAGGAGAGCGAGGCAGTGGGGGTGAACACCGAACTGCCGAAGTTGCTCAAGACCATGGCGGACCGGGCGATCGCCGCCGGACACGGCAAAGAGCAGTATCCCGTGCTGATCGAGGAGTTCGGCAAGCTCCGCAAAGACTGA
- a CDS encoding NUDIX domain-containing protein, whose product MPDDTKQATPAVPSPAAQDEPHEHHMHLLGRYYRQVEAGRKTIEVRVATPQRRAVAVGDTVVFHDRDTGRELDVIVQRITLYTSFEALLSSEDTARIDPDGPPGELLSKLRSIYPPAKEFLGVLALAFDHRPARPGRPMPMTAEKYAQTVPHHTVYGCLYILDEHDRPVQLRSVYGSRLWQFPGGNLDAPDEDPLLTARREAVDETGLELGLGTPRLLLTHFIHAGPRQPLNKVGLIFDGGRLTADQIGRIRLDPAEHDMWAVHDLATWQELMVPRTFARLDAIERARRGEGPAYLITHA is encoded by the coding sequence GTGCCTGACGACACCAAGCAGGCGACCCCAGCCGTCCCGAGCCCGGCGGCCCAAGACGAGCCGCACGAGCACCACATGCACCTGCTCGGTCGGTACTACCGCCAAGTGGAAGCAGGCCGCAAGACGATCGAAGTGAGGGTGGCCACCCCACAAAGGCGCGCCGTCGCCGTCGGCGACACGGTCGTCTTCCACGACCGGGACACCGGGCGGGAACTCGACGTCATCGTGCAGCGCATCACCCTCTACACCTCCTTCGAGGCCCTGCTCAGCTCGGAGGACACCGCGCGCATCGACCCGGACGGGCCGCCCGGCGAACTGCTATCCAAACTACGAAGCATCTACCCGCCGGCCAAGGAATTCCTCGGCGTCCTCGCCCTCGCGTTCGACCACCGCCCTGCCCGGCCCGGACGCCCCATGCCGATGACGGCCGAGAAGTACGCGCAGACCGTCCCCCACCACACGGTGTACGGCTGCCTGTACATCCTCGACGAGCACGACCGGCCCGTCCAGCTCCGCTCCGTCTACGGCTCGCGACTCTGGCAGTTCCCCGGCGGCAACCTGGACGCCCCCGACGAGGACCCGCTGCTGACCGCCCGGCGTGAGGCGGTCGACGAGACCGGCCTCGAACTCGGCCTGGGAACACCGAGGCTTCTCCTGACGCACTTCATTCACGCCGGGCCACGCCAGCCGCTGAACAAGGTGGGACTCATCTTCGACGGGGGCCGACTGACCGCCGACCAGATCGGCCGGATCCGCCTCGATCCCGCCGAGCACGACATGTGGGCCGTCCACGACCTCGCGACCTGGCAGGAGCTGATGGTGCCGCGCACCTTCGCCCGCCTCGACGCCATCGAACGAGCCCGGCGCGGCGAGGGCCCCGCCTACCTGATCACACACGCCTGA
- a CDS encoding SDR family NAD(P)-dependent oxidoreductase, translated as MNRFTGKTVLVTGAGSGLGRAIALAFAAEGASVVAAGRTAASLDETVGLIEATGGTATAVTADVTDSGRLQNLVRESVDRFGGLDIAVNNAGILRATVPVGEVSEEDWDMVLRTNVTGVWLAMKHEIAHMKENGGGAIVNVSSNLGAHLRIPNAAAYITSKAAVSALTRAAALDHIHQGIRINAVSPGASAAPMSLRPGETEADRAERVKTENPLGRVAEADEVAAAVLYLASPAAGAVVGTDLVIDSGASA; from the coding sequence ATGAACCGCTTCACCGGCAAGACGGTCCTCGTCACCGGCGCGGGCTCCGGCCTCGGCCGCGCCATCGCGCTCGCTTTCGCCGCCGAGGGCGCGTCCGTGGTCGCCGCGGGTCGCACCGCGGCCTCCCTGGACGAGACGGTCGGTCTCATCGAGGCCACCGGCGGCACGGCCACCGCCGTCACCGCCGATGTCACCGACTCCGGCCGGCTCCAGAACCTCGTACGCGAGAGCGTCGACCGCTTCGGCGGACTGGACATCGCAGTCAACAACGCCGGGATACTCCGCGCCACCGTCCCCGTCGGCGAGGTGAGCGAGGAGGACTGGGACATGGTGCTGCGGACCAACGTCACCGGCGTCTGGTTGGCCATGAAGCACGAGATCGCCCACATGAAGGAGAACGGCGGCGGCGCCATCGTCAACGTCTCCTCCAACCTGGGCGCACACCTGCGGATCCCGAACGCCGCCGCGTACATCACCTCGAAGGCGGCGGTCTCCGCACTGACCCGCGCCGCCGCTCTCGACCACATCCACCAGGGCATCCGCATCAACGCGGTCAGCCCCGGCGCCTCCGCCGCTCCCATGTCGCTGCGGCCCGGCGAGACCGAGGCCGACCGGGCGGAGCGGGTGAAGACGGAAAACCCGCTCGGCCGGGTCGCGGAGGCCGACGAAGTGGCGGCCGCGGTGCTCTACCTCGCCTCACCCGCGGCCGGCGCGGTCGTCGGCACCGACCTGGTCATCGACAGCGGAGCATCGGCCTGA
- a CDS encoding winged helix-turn-helix transcriptional regulator — translation MTKRTYICGLDAAIAVMGGKWKGLILFSLGEEGPLRFGELRRAVPGISERILILQLREMETSGLVHRKVYHQVPPKVEYSLTDFGNSLNTALAPLGEWGEDHMERIEAIP, via the coding sequence ATGACCAAGCGGACCTATATCTGCGGGCTCGACGCCGCCATCGCCGTCATGGGCGGCAAGTGGAAGGGATTAATCCTGTTTTCGCTCGGTGAGGAGGGGCCGCTGCGTTTCGGAGAGTTGAGGCGGGCGGTGCCCGGCATCAGCGAGAGGATTCTGATCCTTCAACTCCGGGAGATGGAGACCAGCGGCCTGGTGCACCGGAAGGTCTACCACCAGGTTCCGCCCAAGGTGGAGTACTCGCTCACCGACTTCGGCAACTCGCTCAACACGGCACTCGCGCCCCTCGGGGAGTGGGGCGAGGACCATATGGAGCGCATCGAGGCCATCCCCTGA
- a CDS encoding NAD(P)-dependent oxidoreductase: MSKHEVTVIGLGPMGRAMGSTFLGKGYRVTVWNRTAGKADELVVAGAHRAATVHDALTASELVILSLTDHHAMYAVLESATEALSGRTLVNLGSDTPESARRAARWASEHGARYLTGGVQASPPGIGQPGFSTFYSGPQEVFDAHQEALEVLTGADYRGEDPGLAALYYQVGMDLFWTTVLGWLHALALADAHGVPAGEILPSASSVLSGMPEFMAFYTQRIDAGEYPGDIDRLAMGVASVDHVLRTARDAGVDTSLPTAVLEIFRRGTAAGHADDSVTSLIEVLKKPAARSLPLSGGHADPGSA, from the coding sequence ATGAGCAAACACGAGGTGACGGTCATCGGGCTCGGGCCCATGGGACGTGCGATGGGGAGCACCTTCCTCGGCAAGGGCTACCGGGTCACCGTCTGGAACCGGACCGCAGGCAAGGCGGACGAACTGGTGGTCGCGGGAGCTCACCGGGCCGCCACGGTCCACGACGCGCTCACGGCGAGCGAATTGGTGATCCTCAGCCTGACGGACCACCACGCCATGTACGCCGTTCTCGAGTCGGCCACCGAGGCGCTGTCCGGCCGGACCCTCGTCAACCTCGGCTCGGACACGCCCGAGAGCGCCCGCAGAGCTGCGCGGTGGGCGTCAGAGCACGGTGCCCGGTACCTCACCGGAGGCGTGCAGGCTTCACCCCCGGGCATCGGGCAGCCCGGGTTCTCCACCTTCTACAGCGGGCCCCAGGAGGTGTTCGACGCCCACCAGGAGGCCCTTGAGGTGCTCACCGGAGCGGACTACCGCGGCGAGGACCCAGGGCTGGCGGCTTTGTACTACCAGGTCGGCATGGACCTGTTCTGGACGACGGTGCTCGGCTGGCTGCACGCCCTCGCCCTGGCCGATGCGCACGGCGTCCCGGCCGGGGAAATCCTGCCGTCCGCGTCATCCGTGCTGTCTGGAATGCCAGAGTTCATGGCCTTCTACACACAGCGGATCGACGCCGGTGAGTATCCGGGCGACATCGATAGGCTCGCCATGGGTGTGGCGAGCGTCGACCATGTCCTTCGGACCGCCAGGGATGCGGGGGTCGACACCTCGTTGCCGACGGCGGTCCTGGAGATCTTCCGGCGAGGCACAGCAGCCGGCCACGCCGACGACAGCGTAACCAGCTTGATCGAGGTCCTGAAGAAGCCCGCCGCAAGGAGCCTCCCCCTGAGCGGTGGACACGCTGATCCCGGATCTGCTTGA
- a CDS encoding MerR family transcriptional regulator codes for MRIGELSRRTGVHTHQLRYYEAQGLLEADRGANGYREYEENAVLRVKQIRHLLGAGLSSEDIEYLLPCALGEAPELLGCPELLAAMRSRLQRLDDQMAALAQSRDALATYIDAAERTGRESYPPCDEADLGPAPAQGTPVSSLAQASP; via the coding sequence ATGCGGATCGGGGAGCTGAGTCGTCGGACGGGAGTCCACACTCATCAGCTGCGTTACTACGAAGCCCAGGGGCTGTTGGAGGCGGACCGTGGCGCCAACGGATATCGCGAGTACGAGGAGAACGCCGTACTGCGGGTGAAGCAGATCCGGCACCTGCTCGGCGCCGGTCTGTCTTCCGAGGACATCGAGTACCTGCTGCCCTGTGCGCTCGGAGAGGCCCCGGAGCTGCTCGGATGTCCCGAGTTGCTGGCCGCGATGCGGTCACGGCTTCAGCGGCTGGACGATCAGATGGCCGCACTCGCCCAGTCTCGCGATGCTCTTGCCACCTACATCGACGCGGCCGAGCGGACGGGCCGCGAGAGCTACCCACCCTGCGACGAGGCGGACCTGGGCCCCGCCCCCGCCCAAGGAACCCCGGTGTCGTCCTTGGCCCAAGCGTCGCCTTGA
- a CDS encoding LysE family translocator, with protein MISLAAIGGVALVELGMALTPGPNMIHLASRAITQGRRAGLVSLSGTAVGFVCYLLAAAAGLSALFAAVPLAFTVVKLAGAAYLAYLAWDMLKPGGRSPFAPAQDLPPVSDARLFSMGLLTNLLNPKIALMYAALLPQFMEPQAGPAWAQLLQLGGVQIIVGISVNGLIMLGAARVSGFLAVRPRVMAAQRFTAGGLLGFFALRTALTRTPASA; from the coding sequence GTGATCAGCCTGGCCGCGATCGGAGGAGTGGCCTTGGTCGAGTTGGGCATGGCCCTGACTCCTGGACCGAACATGATCCACCTGGCCTCCCGCGCGATCACCCAAGGCCGCAGGGCGGGCCTGGTCAGCCTGAGCGGGACCGCCGTGGGATTCGTGTGCTATCTGCTGGCCGCGGCCGCCGGCCTGTCCGCATTGTTCGCCGCCGTGCCGCTGGCGTTCACGGTGGTCAAGCTCGCCGGGGCCGCCTACCTGGCCTACCTGGCCTGGGACATGCTCAAGCCCGGTGGCCGCTCGCCCTTCGCTCCGGCCCAGGACCTGCCTCCCGTCTCCGACGCCCGCCTGTTCTCGATGGGACTCCTGACCAACCTGCTCAATCCCAAGATCGCTCTCATGTACGCCGCCCTTCTGCCCCAGTTCATGGAACCGCAGGCGGGTCCGGCCTGGGCACAACTGCTGCAGCTCGGTGGTGTGCAGATCATCGTGGGGATCTCTGTGAACGGTCTGATCATGCTGGGCGCAGCCCGGGTGTCGGGGTTTCTGGCGGTCCGCCCCCGCGTGATGGCCGCTCAGCGGTTCACGGCAGGCGGCTTGCTCGGCTTCTTCGCGCTGCGCACAGCCCTGACGCGCACCCCTGCCTCGGCCTGA
- a CDS encoding NAD(P)-dependent oxidoreductase — MARNALTPVTVVGLGSMGRALAGAFADAGHPTTVWNRTPAKAAPLVAKGAVHARTVEAAVEASPLIITCLTTFEDTRSALEPAAAALSGRALVTLNSGSPAGARAMADWVTGRGARFLAGAVKNVPEAVGEPGTLLYYSGDRTVFDEHEITLKVLGGDTVHLGHETDLAALYEMAVGATLLPALVGFFQGAAAVQARGLEAGGMVRFAEKWLDMIKSLLPVYAAEIDSGDYTDAASSVNLFLAGSAHDMELAKETNVDVAWLAPLHDLVERAAAAGHGDHSISALTEVLRKPAQKA, encoded by the coding sequence ATGGCCAGAAATGCCCTTACACCCGTGACCGTTGTCGGGCTGGGGTCGATGGGCCGGGCGCTGGCCGGAGCGTTTGCCGACGCCGGGCACCCGACAACAGTGTGGAACCGCACGCCGGCCAAGGCCGCACCGCTGGTGGCCAAGGGTGCCGTGCATGCTCGAACGGTGGAGGCCGCCGTCGAGGCGAGCCCGCTGATCATCACGTGCCTGACCACCTTCGAAGACACTCGCTCCGCCCTGGAGCCGGCTGCGGCTGCGCTGTCCGGGCGTGCCCTAGTCACGTTGAACAGCGGTTCGCCCGCCGGCGCCCGCGCCATGGCTGACTGGGTGACCGGCCGTGGCGCCCGGTTTCTGGCCGGAGCGGTCAAGAACGTGCCGGAGGCCGTGGGAGAGCCGGGCACGCTGTTGTACTACAGCGGAGACAGGACGGTGTTCGACGAGCACGAGATAACGCTGAAGGTACTGGGCGGCGACACCGTCCATCTCGGACACGAGACCGACCTCGCCGCCCTGTACGAGATGGCCGTGGGCGCCACGCTGCTGCCCGCGCTCGTCGGCTTCTTCCAGGGGGCGGCGGCCGTGCAGGCTCGTGGGCTGGAGGCGGGCGGCATGGTGCGGTTCGCCGAGAAGTGGCTGGACATGATCAAGTCGCTGCTGCCGGTCTACGCCGCGGAAATCGACAGCGGTGACTACACCGATGCCGCCTCCTCCGTGAACCTCTTCCTCGCGGGCAGCGCCCATGACATGGAACTGGCCAAGGAGACGAACGTCGACGTGGCCTGGCTCGCTCCTCTGCACGACCTGGTGGAGCGGGCGGCCGCGGCGGGTCACGGTGACCACAGCATCTCGGCCCTGACCGAAGTACTCAGAAAGCCGGCACAGAAGGCGTGA